ATGGCAGAAGGCATTGAACTATTTCATCTCATTCAGGATGTCTACCTATCCGATGAAGTGACTATTGCCTAATTATCACCGATTGTTTTGAGCCCATTTTCGATATTTTTTTCGATATTTAAATTATGACTTCAACTAAACCTATCGACCTCTCAAATATGGCGGCAACCGAGCCGATGGCACAGGCGATCGCCAGATCCCGCGAAAACAGCGAAAACGGTTGCGAGCCATTTGGTGCTGTTATCGTCAAAGACAGCAAAATAATTGCGACCGCTTCTAACCAAGTCACACAGAATAATGACCCCTCTGCCCACGCAGAAATAATGGCAATTCGAAAAGCCTGCCAAGTTCTAGACACCACCGACCTGAGTGGCTGTGAGCTGTATACCAGTTGTGAGCCTTGCCCGATGTGCATCGGCGCTATTTATTGGTCTAGTCTAGACCGTATTTATTATGGCTGTAGCAAAGAAGATGCTGCCGAAGTCGGCTTTAGCGACCAATTTATCTACGAAGAGCTGGCAAAAAAACGCGGCGATCGCCGCCTACCCATGCACCAAAAAATGCGTGACGAAGCCTTTAAAGTCTTGAAAAAACGGCAACAGTCTAAAACTGACAATAAAGCTAAAAACGAATGAAAGTACGAGTGCAACAGCGACCCAATATCTCCTTGTGCTATCTCATCATTGACTAATAAGCCTGTAGCCAAAGAAAAAACAAAAACACCATTTACCGACACAGCTCTCCCAAAAGTATCATTTCACCTAAGTACAAACTCTTTTTTCTGACAAAAAACAATCCCAACTACGTATTAAAACCGACGCTTTGTAAAAAGCAAACACCAGTAAGGCCATCTAAAAAAATAAAAAATAAAGCTTGTGTGAACCCCTGAAAAACTCAGTCGAATTACTGATGTAGTGCAGTTTCTAGCCAGTTATAGTCTTGTTATCTTCACGACACACATCAGGCTGTCTTACTACCAGACAACAACAATAAATTAGATGGTCAAGTAACAAATGAACACGCAAAAAATATTAGGATTTGGTTTAGTTACGGCAGGGGTTTTAGCAACAACTTTATTGGCTGATGTTAAACCAGCTGATGCTTTTGTTGTCCACAATGGCTGGAACTATTCCATTGATGCAAAAAATGACTCTACTCCTTTCAAAAATGATGGTAGTGGCCTTTTCGAGATTTATGGCTCAGCCTACAAAGTAGTAGGAGAAAAAGTCATCTTTGCTATTAATTCAAATCTTGATTTGGAAGATGGCGCTTTTTGGAATGCCGCAAGTGTCGATAAGAGAGTTGACTTTGGCGACATTTTGATTAATTTCACAGGCGAAAGTTTAGACCAAGCAAATGGTGAATTATTTGGTATTCACTTCGCAACCAACAATGACTCTGTCATTAACGGCTCAACAACTATGCAAGCGGGCGTTTACAGTAACGTGACCGCAACTTCTGTGGCTAGCTCTAATGCTGGCTGGAGTACGCTGCAGGAATATAACAACTATGTCTCTGGTAAAGGCGCTATGCCCACCATGGGGGATTTGGTTAATGATGGTTCCTATTTCGATCTAGAAACTTCGCCTGTAAACTCGATTGCATCCGGTACAAGAGTTGGTGATATTGAGTTTTTGTCTGACTTGAGTGGCCTTGGATTAGACTTTAACTTTTTTGGCAATGTTGGTTCTGAGCTAATCGCCTTCTCCTTTGATAAAGGCTTGCTCCCGGCTGGTAAAGCGCTGTATCACTTGGCGATAGAATGTAATAACGACATTGTTGGTGGTCATTATGATGCTTCTACTGGTGACACGACTGAAGTACCAACGCCAGCGGCTATTGTCCCTGCGATTTTAGGCATGTTTGGTGCTGCTGCTCGTAAAAAAAATGTCGATCTTGCTAATTCTTAAAATTCATGTTCTGCCGATAAGCGCACAACGAACAAAATGAAAAAGGCGATCGCCCTGTAGAGACTTACTACTGATGGGGCGATCGCCTTCTTAATGGGTTGGTGTTGAAACAGTGGTCAAATGTGCCTTGTAAATAAATAACTGTAATCAAAGCAAGTCAAAAACCTAGTTTTGTGATTACTGTCCACAATAGCTGGCACTATGCCGCGGATTTCCATAACGATTCCCCCCCAGGTCAGGCCGATGGTCGTGGGTTCTTGGAAGGTTTGGCGATGGAATGCTACAACGACATTATCGCGGGAATATTATTTGATATTTTTAAAGTAGCCATCGGGCACAACGGAGGCTACTACGCGTAGTATTGCCGGCAATTTTTGGATTGTTTGGCGCTGTCTCCCGTCAACAAAGTCAGAGGGCAAAAAACCTTTAAGACTTTCGCTCACCGTTAATCGTCAATGAATGGCGATCGCCCCTTTGCCCCAGAATTCACCCTAAACCGTCCCCAGAGGTTCGGGAACCTACACTACTAAAACCAGTAGGTCAAAGCGCACTATAGATGTAACTCAAAAAAACAAGTTCACTCACTGTGAATTTTGTCTTTAATTTTTCGAACATCATTTTTGTTAAATAGCTCATCTTTGGAGTCACACTGCCATGGGAAAAGTTGTCGGTATTGACCTAGGAACTACAAACTCCTGCGTTTCAGTAATGGAAGGTGGTAAGCCCACCGTTATTGCCAATGCGGAAGGCTTCAGAACTACTCCTTCTGTTGTTGCCTACGCAAAAAACGGAGACTTGCTCGTAGGGCAAATCGCTAAGCGTCAAGCCGTGATGAACCCTGGCAATACTTTCTACTCCGTAAAGCGTTTTATCGGTCGCAAACACAGTGAAGTTAGCAACGAATCCACGGAAGTTGCTTACACTGTCGAAAAAGATAGTAATGGTAACGTCAAAATTGACTGCCCCGCTAAAGATAAAAAGTTTGCGCCAGAAGAAATTGCAGCACAAGTACTCCGTAAATTAATTGACGATGCGAGTACTTACCTCGGTGAAACCGTCACCCAGGCTGTTATTACCGTACCAGCCTACTTTAATGACTCCCAACGTCAAGCAACCAAAGACGCAGGCAAAATTGCTGGTGTAGAAGTCCTTCGGATTATTAACGAACCTACAGCAGCATCCCTTGCCTACGGCCTTGATAAGAAGAGTAACGAAACGATTCTTGTCTTTGACCTTGGTGGTGGTACGTTCGACGTTTCTATCCTTGAAGTTGGTGACGGTGTATTTGAAGTGTTATCAACTTCTGGTGACACCCACCTTGGTGGTGACGACTTCGATAAGAAGATCGTGGACTTCCTCGCTGAAGGTTTCGAGAAGACTGAAGGTATTGACCTCCGTAAGGATAAGCAAGCTCTCCAGCGTTTGACTGAAGCCGCCGAAAAGGCCAAGATCGAGCTTTCCAACGTCACTCAAGCAGACATCAACCTGCCTTTCATCACTGCCACCCAAGATGGTCCTAAGCACCTCGACACTAGCTTGACTCGTGCGAAGTTTGAAGAGATTTGTTCTGATCTAATTGATCGGTGTGCCATTCCTGTCCAAAATGCGATTCGCGATGCGAAGCTCGATAAGTCTGCAATTGATGAAGTTGTACTTGTTGGTGGTTCTACTCGTATTCCTGCGGTTCAGGATGTTGTAGAACGCGTTCTCGGTAAGAAGCCGAACCAAACGGTAAACCCCGACGAAGTTGTGGCGATCGGTGCTGCAATTCAAGGTGGTGTACTGGCTGGTGAAGTTAAGGACATTCTTCTCCTCGACGTTACGCCCCTTTCCCTTGGTGTGGAAACTCTCGGTGGCGTAATGACCAAGATTATCCCTAGAAACACCACGATTCCGACGAAGAAGTCTGAGGTGTTCTCTACTGCTGTTGATGGTCAGACCAATGTAGAAATTCATGTTCTACAGGGTGAGCGTGAAATGTCCAAGGACAACAAAAGTCTTGGAACCTTCCGTCTCGACGGTATTCCCCCGGCTCCCCGTGGCGTACCCCAAATCGAAGTTACTTTCGATATCGATGCTAACGGTATCCTCAACGTAACTGCGAAGGATAAGGGCACTGGCAAAGAACAGTCCATTAGCATTACTGGGGCTTCTACTTTGCCGGATGATGAGGTAGATCGTATGGTTCAGGAAGCTGAGGCAAATGCTTCTGCTGATAAGGAACGTCGTGAAAAGATCGACCGTAAGAACCAGGCTGATTCCCTTGTGTATCAAGCTGAGAAGCAACTCGAAGAGCTTGGCGATAAGGTTCCCGCTGATGACAAGAGCAAGGCTGATGAGATGATCAAAAATCTCAAAGAGGCTGTCGCTCAGGAAGATGATGAGAAGATTTCTACAATCATGCCTGAACTCCAACAGTTGCTCTACACAATCGGTAGCAACATCTATCAAGAAGCTGGTGGCGATCCTTCTGCGGCGGGTTTTGACCCTAATGCAGCAGCTGGTGGTGCTCCCGGTGGATCGGCTCCCGGCGGTTCCAGTGATGATGACGGTGGCGATGATGTGATCGACGCGGAATTTTCTGAAACTAAGTAATCACAAAATTTACGAGAACAGTTAAATCTGTGAATGAGGGGAGGCTTCGGCCTCCTTTTTTATTGTGATAAAACTCAAAAAGTTAGCGGTACTTGAAACCTTTAATTGGTTTCTGCACTCAGTTCGGCTTGTTCTTGAGCTGCTTTAGCAAAGGCGATCGCACTGTAGAGCTGCCAGGCTGGATCCCAGTGGGTTTCTTTGTGTTCTTCTTGGCGAAATAGATGGGTTTGCGCATCAATTTTACGAATGAGTTCGGGGAAATCCGCCGCATGGGTCGCAAAACTTTTAAAATCGTCGCATTTTGTGGCGTGACTCAGGTGTTGCGCTAACTGGGTCTGGAGATTGTTCCAACTTTGGCGGACACTATTTTGTTCAATTTGTTGCAGCATCTGGGATTCCGAAAAGAAAGATACGCCTTCTTTAAATTGATAGTGTTGGTCATTTAAGCGCAAAATTGTGAGGCGATCGCCGACGTGTAGATCCAAAAAATGAGCATAATCTAAAACCTTTGTCTTGTAATAGGTTTTGCCCCGGGCATTTTTCTCAAGGGACTCTTCAAATAGCGGGATCATCCCCTCCACATACTGCTGAATTTCCGACCACTCAAACGAAATCTGGACAGGCTGCTGGGCAATATCTAAACATTGCACCACCAAATTCGGATTTAACTGTTTAATGAACTGTACTTGGAAAACTTGAACCGTTTGTAACTGTTCTAAAGACAGACAAAAGCCCGGAATATCTCCTGCCTGTAAGGCATTCGCATAAAACCTGAGATCTCCCAATTGGCCTGTCCGGAACAAGCGCCATGACTTGAGGGGAAGTTGCATTTGCGCAGAATAGGGGTCTGTCTCCATCACCTTTGCAAAATGCTGAGCCGCTGCTTTTTTTGCTGATTTTTTAATGGGTTCTAAGACAAACAAACCATATTCTTCGCCCCCCAATGCCGCTTTTTGGGCGGCGATCGCCTCAGCCTGCCGTTGTTGCTCCCGCTCCTCCAATGCCAAAAGAGCCTGCCGAGTAGAGCCCATTAATTTCGGACTACTACTAACCCGGAGTAATTTTCGATAACGTATAGCCGCATCCTGCTCTCTGCCAGTCCGCTCAAACCAACGAGCGATATAAAATTGCAGCCACGGATCCTGCGGCTCAAACCCTTGCCACTTTTTTAGGAGAGATTCGACACAAGAGAGATTTTCATCATCTAAAGCTGCCTGAACTTCTTTAACAAAATCGCGTGACTTACTCATTGCCGTATCAATTTACCAGTCTATCCCTAGACCTTTATACTACCCAGATCACCTTGATCCATCCTCATTTCCAAAATAGAATAACCCCAACAAAAAAGAGGAGCCAATACACTCCCCTTTCAAATCAAAATTTC
The genomic region above belongs to [Limnothrix rosea] IAM M-220 and contains:
- the dnaK gene encoding molecular chaperone DnaK gives rise to the protein MGKVVGIDLGTTNSCVSVMEGGKPTVIANAEGFRTTPSVVAYAKNGDLLVGQIAKRQAVMNPGNTFYSVKRFIGRKHSEVSNESTEVAYTVEKDSNGNVKIDCPAKDKKFAPEEIAAQVLRKLIDDASTYLGETVTQAVITVPAYFNDSQRQATKDAGKIAGVEVLRIINEPTAASLAYGLDKKSNETILVFDLGGGTFDVSILEVGDGVFEVLSTSGDTHLGGDDFDKKIVDFLAEGFEKTEGIDLRKDKQALQRLTEAAEKAKIELSNVTQADINLPFITATQDGPKHLDTSLTRAKFEEICSDLIDRCAIPVQNAIRDAKLDKSAIDEVVLVGGSTRIPAVQDVVERVLGKKPNQTVNPDEVVAIGAAIQGGVLAGEVKDILLLDVTPLSLGVETLGGVMTKIIPRNTTIPTKKSEVFSTAVDGQTNVEIHVLQGEREMSKDNKSLGTFRLDGIPPAPRGVPQIEVTFDIDANGILNVTAKDKGTGKEQSISITGASTLPDDEVDRMVQEAEANASADKERREKIDRKNQADSLVYQAEKQLEELGDKVPADDKSKADEMIKNLKEAVAQEDDEKISTIMPELQQLLYTIGSNIYQEAGGDPSAAGFDPNAAAGGAPGGSAPGGSSDDDGGDDVIDAEFSETK
- a CDS encoding PTPA-CTERM sorting domain-containing protein, whose protein sequence is MNTQKILGFGLVTAGVLATTLLADVKPADAFVVHNGWNYSIDAKNDSTPFKNDGSGLFEIYGSAYKVVGEKVIFAINSNLDLEDGAFWNAASVDKRVDFGDILINFTGESLDQANGELFGIHFATNNDSVINGSTTMQAGVYSNVTATSVASSNAGWSTLQEYNNYVSGKGAMPTMGDLVNDGSYFDLETSPVNSIASGTRVGDIEFLSDLSGLGLDFNFFGNVGSELIAFSFDKGLLPAGKALYHLAIECNNDIVGGHYDASTGDTTEVPTPAAIVPAILGMFGAAARKKNVDLANS
- a CDS encoding nucleoside deaminase; the encoded protein is MTSTKPIDLSNMAATEPMAQAIARSRENSENGCEPFGAVIVKDSKIIATASNQVTQNNDPSAHAEIMAIRKACQVLDTTDLSGCELYTSCEPCPMCIGAIYWSSLDRIYYGCSKEDAAEVGFSDQFIYEELAKKRGDRRLPMHQKMRDEAFKVLKKRQQSKTDNKAKNE